One Rhododendron vialii isolate Sample 1 chromosome 2a, ASM3025357v1 genomic region harbors:
- the LOC131310168 gene encoding probable linoleate 9S-lipoxygenase 5, with protein sequence MGNCSSGEKAEGMCFGSSPHKSLHNNGCRTSKKINGKVVLMKKNALDWTDLGASFVDRVYELLGRGVSLQLISSLRGDQAIENRGTLGKPAYLENWNTKISVMDGDDSFNVTFDWDESVGIPGAFIIRNHHHSQLYLKTVTLEDVPGHGPVHFVCSSWVYPAYRYKHDRVFFANKTYLPSDTPEPLRYYREQELNDLRGTGSGMLKEWDRVYDYAYYNNLGLPDKGREYARPVLGGSQEYPYPRRGRTGRAPTKSDPNTESRLPLLSLDFYVPSDERFDKVKLSDFLAYALKSVGQLLLPEIASFFDKTPNEFDTFQDVLNLYEGGIRLPNGINHKEIRACIPGEFFKELARSDGERFLKYPMPDVIKADKSAWRTDEEFAREMVAGVNPVVIRCLQEFPPASKLDPMVYGNQTSSMTREQLEKNMNGLIVDQVIKNKKLFILDHHDALMPYLRRINSTSTKTYATRTILLLQDDGTLKPLAIELSLPHPQGDPKGATSQVFTPAEHGIEGSVWQLAKAYAAVNDSGYHQLISHWLNTHAAIEPFVIATNRQLSVLHPIYKLLHPHCRDTMYINSLARQIVINAGGVLETTVFPAKYSMELSAVIYKNWNFTEQALPADLLKRGVAIPDSTQPHGLRLLIEDYPYAVDGLEIWSAIETWVREYCSFYYYTDELIQGDSELQSWWNEVRNVGHGDKKDEPWWPEMKTRTELIQTCTIIIWVASALHAAVNFGQWPYAGYLPNRPTVSRRFMPVPGTPEYAELESNPDSVFLKTITAQFQTLLGIGLIEILSRHSADEVYLGQRDSSDWTSDVQPLEAFGRFGRKLVEIENSITVKNNDKRWKNRLGPVKVPYTLLYPSTSDSQRAIGLSGMGIPNSVSI encoded by the exons ATGGGGAACTGCTCATCTGGTGAGAAAGCAGAGGGAATGTGCTTTGGAAGCAGCCCGCACAAGTCTCTGCACAACAATGGCTGCCGCACCAGCAAGAAGATCAACGGGAAGGTGGTTTTGATGAAGAAGAATGCTCTCGACTGGACGGACTTGGGGGCCTCGTTTGTCGACCGGGTTTACGAGTTACTGGGGAGAGGTGTTTCACTGCAACTTATCAGTTCACTTCGTGGCGACCAAG CTATTGAAAATCGAGGGACACTCGGAAAACCAGCGTACCTTGAAAACTGGAATACAAAAATCTCGGTGATGGATGGAGATGACTCGTTCAACGTCACTTTCGATTGGGATGAGTCTGTGGGTATACCGGGTGCTTTCATCATAAGAAACCACCACCACAGTCAGCTCTACCTGAAGACAGTGACCTTAGAAGATGTACCAGGGCATGGTCCAGTCCATTTTGTCTGCAGCTCCTGGGTTTACCCAGCATATCGCTATAAACATGACCGCGTCTTCTTTGCAAATAAG ACCTATCTCCCAAGTGATACACCAGAACCACTGCGATATTATAGGGAGCAAGAATTGAATGATCTACGAGGAACCGGTTCGGGCATGCTCAAGGAGTGGGACAGAGTATATGACTATGCATACTACAACAATTTGGGATTGCCAGACAAGGGCCGGGAGTATGCACGTCCAGTGCTTGGAGGATCTCAGGAATACCCATATCCCCGTAGAGGGAGAACTGGCCGCGCGCCAACAAAATCTG ATCCTAACACAGAAAGCAGATTGCCACTTCTGAGTTTGGACTTTTATGTCCCGAGCGATGAACGCTTTGACAAAGTGAAACTGTCAGATTTCCTTGCCTATGCACTTAAGTCTGTCGGACAACTACTGCTGCCGGAAATTGCATCTTTCTTTGATAAGACTCCAAATGAGTTCGACACTTTCCAAGATGTACTAAACCTATACGAAGGTGGTATTAGGTTGCCAAATGGGATCAATCACAAGGAAATAAGGGCTTGTATCCCTGGGGAGTTTTTTAAGGAACTTGCCCGTTCTGACGGTGAGCGGTTCCTCAAATACCCAATGCCCGACGTAATCAAAG CGGATAAATCTGCTTGGAGGACAGATGAAGAGTTTGCACGAGAAATGGTAGCCGGAGTGAACCCTGTTGTCATCCGTTGCCTCCAA GAGTTTCCACCAGCTAGCAAGCTAGACCCTATGGTATACGGTAATCAAACCAGTTCGATGACCAGAGAGCAGCTTGAGAAGAACATGAACGGACTAATAGTAGATCAA GTAATTAAGAATAAAAAGCTGTTCATATTGGATCATCATGATGCACTAATGCCATACCTGAGACGGATAAACTCTACGTCCACAAAGACCTACGCCACCAGAACAATTCTTTTACTTCAAGACGACGGAACTTTGAAGCCATTGGCGATTGAATTAAGCTTACCACATCCACAAGGGGACCCAAAAGGCGCCACCAGCCAAGTCTTTACTCCAGCAGAGCATGGCATTGAAGGTTCAGTTTGGCAGCTTGCAAAAGCTTATGCTGCTGTAAATGATTCAGGCTATCATCAGCTCATTAGCCACTG GTTGAACACCCACGCAGCCATAGAGCCATTTGTTATCGCGACAAATAGGCAGTTGAGCGTGCTTCACCCAATATATAAGCTCTTGCATCCACATTGCCGTGACACAATGTATATAAACTCCTTGGCTCGACAGATCGTCATCAATGCCGGCGGTGTGCTTGAGACAACAGTTTTTCCAGCAAAATATTCGATGGAATTGTCTGCTGTTATTTACAAGAACTGGAATTTCACCGAGCAGGCACTTCCAGCTGATTTGCTCAAAAG AGGGGTGGCAATTCCAGACTCGACACAACCACATGGACTCAGGCTTTTGATAGAGGATTACCCATATGCCGTTGACGGACTTGAAATCTGGTCAGCAATCGAAACTTGGGTCCGCGAATACTGCTCTTTTTACTACTACACCGACGAGTTAATACAAGGTGACTCTGAACTCCAATCGTGGTGGAATGAGGTCCGCAATGTGGGCCATGGAGACAAGAAGGATGAGCCGTGGTGGCCAGAGATGAAGACCCGAACGGAGCTCATCCAAACATGCACCATTATCATATGGGTTGCTTCTGCCCTTCATGCGGCAGTCAATTTCGGTCAATGGCCTTATGCGGGTTATCTCCCTAACCGCCCAACTGTTAGCCGCCGGTTCATGCCGGTGCCGGGGACTCCTGAATATGCTGAGCTTGAATCCAACCCTGACTCAGTGTTCCTCAAAACAATCACGGCTCAGTTCCAAACCTTACTTGGCATAGGCCTGATAGAGATTCTGTCCCGCCATTCAGCAGACGAGGTTTATTTAGGACAGCGAGAcagttctgactggacttcggATGTCCAACCTCTTGAAGCATTTGGAAGATTTGGAAGGAAGCTGGtggaaatagaaaatagtaTCACGGTGAAGAACAATGACAAGAGATGGAAGAACCGATTAGGGCCTGTCAAAGTGCCATACACCTTGCTGTATCCTAGCACATCGGATTCCCAGAGAGCTATCGGACTTAGTGGCATGGGAATTCCCAACAGTGTCTCGATATAG
- the LOC131310225 gene encoding uncharacterized protein LOC131310225, which produces MDSCCKSLRDSSPFDCLLFDLDETLYPSALGIGQATKRNIDDFLVEKCGFPVTQAPTLRVELFKTYGSSLAGLRLLGYDIDADDYHSFVHGRLPYESIKPDPQLRNLLRSINQRKIIFTNSDRNHAMKALDRLGIRDCFEKIICFETLNPNLSKSTRPDEFPVVLKPSLEAFRIAIDVAEIDPCRTLFLDDSLRNVAAGKALGLRTTMVGKSGKFKEADYALENINSLAQAIPEIWFGEGENENHRLSRTRSQIDPALATASVGA; this is translated from the exons ATGGATTCCTGCTGCAAATCTCTTCGCGACTCTTCTCCTTTCGATTGCCTCCTCTtcg ATTTGGACGAGACTCTGTATCCTTCGGCGCTAGGGATCGGCCAAGCCACCAAACGAAACATCGATG ATTTCCTCGTCGAGAAGTGTGGATTCCCTGTGACGCAAGCTCCGACTCTACGCGTGGAGCTCTTCAAGACTTACGGAAGCTCTCTCGCCGGTTTAAGA TTATTAGGCTATGACATCGACGCGGACGACTATCACAG TTTCGTGCACGGAAGGTTGCCGTACGAGTCGATCAAACCAGACCCTCAGCTTCGAAACCTTTTGCGCAGCATCAACCAAAGAAAAATC ATTTTTACCAATTCGGATCGGAACCATGCGATGAAGGCGTTAGATCGGCTGGGAATCAGAGACTGCTTCGAAAAAATCATATGCTTCGAGACATTGAATCCGAACCTCTCGAAATCGACTCGTCCTGATGAATTCCCTGTTGTGCTGAAACCATCACTGGAAGCCTTCAGGATCGCTATAGATGTCGCGGAGATCGATCCCTGTCGTACG ttgtTTCTCGACGACAGTCTCCGGAATGTCGCCGCCGGCAAGGCCTTGGGTCTCCGAACTACTATG GTTGGGAAATCAGGGAAGTTCAAAGAAGCCGATTATGCATTAGAGAACATAAACAGCCTGGCCCAAGCAATTCCAGAAATATGGTTTGGTGAAGGAGAGAATGAAAATCATAGGTTGAGCCGAACCAGAAGCCAAATTGATCCCGCACTTGCTACGGCATCGGTTGGGGCTTGA